From one Streptomyces spiramyceticus genomic stretch:
- a CDS encoding DNA-directed RNA polymerase subunit beta', with product MLDVNFFDELRIGLATADDIRTWSHGEVKKPETINYRTLKPEKDGLFCEKIFGPTRDWECYCGKYKRVRFKGIICERCGVEVTRAKVRRERMGHIELAAPVTHIWYFKGVPSRLGYLLDLAPKDLEKVIYFAAYMITFVDEERRTRDLPSLEAHVSVERQQVENRRDSDLEARAKKLETDLAELEAEGAKADVRRKVREGAEREMKQLRDRAQREIDRLDEVWNRFKNLKVQDLEGDELLYRELRDRFGTYFDGSMGAAALQKRLESFDLNEEAEKLREIIRTGKGQKKTRALKRLKVVSAFLQTSNSPKGMVLDCVPVIPPDLRPMVQLDGGRFATSDLNDLYRRVINRNNRLKRLLDLGAPEIIVNNEKRMLQEAVDALFDNGRRGRPVTGPGNRPLKSLSDMLKGKQGRFRQNLLGKRVDYSARSVIVVGPQLKLHQCGLPKAMALELFKPFVMKRLVDLNHAQNIKSAKRMVERGRTVVYDVLEEVIAEHPVLLNRAPTLHRLGIQAFEPQLVEGKAIQIHPLVCTAFNADFDGDQMAVHLPLSAEAQAEARILMLSSNNILKPADGRPVTMPTQDMVLGLFFLTTDEEERKVIGEGRSFGSTAEATMAFDNRELSLQAKVDIRFPVGTIPPRGWVPPVADEGEQEFQQGDSFRLRTTLGRALFNELLPEDYPFVDYSVGKKQLSEIVNDLAERYPKVIVAATLDNLKAAGFHWATRSGVTVAISDVVVPEAKKAIVKGYEAQDEKVQKQYERGLITKEERTQELIAIWTKATNEVAEAMNANFPKTNPIFMMVDSGARGNMMQMRQIAGMRGLVSNAKNETIPRPIKASFREGLSVLEYFISTHGARKGLADTALRTADSGYLTRRLVDVSQDVIIREEDCGTDRGLKLKIAEKGADGILRKTDDVETSVYARMLAEDVVIDGKVIAPANVDLGDVLIDQLVMHGVEEVKTRSVLTCESAVGTCAFCYGRSLATGKLVDIGEAVGIIAAQSIGEPGTQLTMRTFHTGGVAGDDITQGLPRVVELFEARTPKGVAPISEAAGRIRIEETEKTKKLVVTPDDGSDETAFPISKRARLLVGEGDHVEVGQKLTVGATNPHDVLRILGQRAVQVHLVGEVQKVYNSQGVSIHDKHIEIIIRQMLRRVTIIESGDAELLPGELVERGRFEGENRRVVTEGGHPASGRPQLMGITKASLATESWLSAASFQETTRVLTDAAINAKSDSLIGLKENVIIGKLIPAGTGLSRYRNIRVEPTEEAKAAMYSAVGYDDIDYSPFGTGSGQAVPLEDYDYGPYNQ from the coding sequence GTGCTCGACGTCAACTTCTTCGACGAGCTGCGGATCGGCCTTGCCACCGCGGACGACATCCGGACCTGGTCGCACGGCGAAGTGAAGAAGCCGGAGACCATCAACTACCGCACGCTCAAGCCCGAAAAGGACGGACTCTTCTGCGAGAAGATCTTCGGTCCGACCAGGGACTGGGAGTGCTACTGCGGCAAGTACAAGCGTGTCCGCTTCAAGGGCATCATCTGCGAACGCTGCGGCGTCGAGGTCACTCGCGCCAAGGTGCGTCGTGAGCGGATGGGCCACATTGAGCTGGCCGCGCCCGTCACTCACATCTGGTACTTCAAGGGCGTCCCCTCGCGCCTTGGATACCTGCTGGACCTCGCGCCGAAGGACCTCGAAAAGGTCATCTACTTCGCCGCGTACATGATCACCTTCGTGGACGAGGAGCGCCGGACGCGCGACCTGCCCTCGCTGGAGGCGCACGTCTCCGTCGAGCGTCAGCAGGTCGAGAACCGTCGCGACTCCGACCTCGAAGCCCGCGCCAAGAAGCTCGAGACCGACCTGGCCGAGCTGGAGGCCGAGGGCGCCAAGGCCGACGTACGCCGCAAGGTGCGCGAAGGTGCCGAGCGTGAGATGAAGCAGCTGCGCGACCGTGCGCAGCGCGAGATCGACCGTCTCGACGAGGTGTGGAACCGCTTCAAGAACCTCAAGGTCCAGGACCTTGAGGGCGACGAGCTGCTCTACCGCGAGCTGCGCGACCGCTTCGGTACGTACTTCGACGGCTCGATGGGTGCTGCTGCTCTGCAGAAGCGTCTGGAGTCGTTCGACCTCAACGAAGAGGCCGAGAAGCTTCGCGAGATCATCCGTACCGGCAAGGGCCAGAAGAAGACCCGTGCGCTCAAGCGCCTCAAGGTCGTCTCCGCGTTCCTGCAGACCAGCAACAGCCCCAAGGGCATGGTGCTGGACTGCGTGCCGGTCATCCCGCCGGACCTGCGTCCGATGGTGCAGCTGGACGGTGGCCGCTTCGCGACCTCCGACCTGAACGACCTGTACCGCCGCGTGATCAACCGCAACAACCGCCTCAAGCGTCTCCTTGACCTCGGTGCCCCCGAGATCATCGTGAACAACGAGAAGCGGATGCTGCAGGAGGCCGTCGACGCGCTGTTCGACAACGGCCGCCGCGGTCGCCCGGTCACCGGTCCCGGTAACCGCCCGCTGAAGTCCCTGAGCGACATGCTCAAGGGCAAGCAGGGTCGTTTCCGTCAGAACCTTCTCGGTAAGCGTGTGGACTACTCCGCGCGTTCCGTGATCGTCGTCGGCCCGCAGCTGAAGCTGCACCAGTGCGGTCTGCCCAAGGCCATGGCGCTGGAGCTCTTCAAGCCGTTCGTGATGAAGCGTCTGGTTGACCTCAACCACGCGCAGAACATCAAGTCGGCGAAGCGCATGGTCGAGCGCGGCCGGACCGTCGTGTACGACGTGCTGGAAGAGGTCATCGCCGAGCACCCGGTTCTGCTGAACCGTGCGCCGACGCTGCACCGCCTCGGCATCCAGGCCTTCGAGCCGCAGCTGGTCGAGGGCAAGGCCATCCAGATCCACCCGCTCGTCTGCACCGCGTTCAACGCGGACTTCGACGGTGACCAGATGGCCGTGCACCTGCCGCTCTCCGCGGAGGCGCAGGCCGAGGCCCGCATCCTGATGCTGTCCTCGAACAACATCCTGAAGCCGGCAGACGGTCGTCCCGTCACCATGCCGACCCAGGACATGGTTCTCGGTCTCTTCTTCCTCACGACCGACGAGGAAGAGCGCAAGGTCATCGGTGAGGGCCGCAGCTTCGGCTCGACCGCCGAGGCGACCATGGCGTTCGACAACCGTGAGCTCTCGCTCCAGGCCAAGGTCGACATCCGCTTCCCGGTGGGCACCATCCCGCCGCGTGGCTGGGTGCCGCCGGTCGCCGATGAGGGCGAGCAGGAGTTCCAGCAGGGCGACAGCTTCCGTCTGCGTACGACCCTGGGCCGCGCGCTCTTCAACGAGCTGCTGCCCGAGGACTACCCGTTCGTCGACTACTCGGTGGGCAAGAAGCAGCTCTCCGAGATCGTCAACGACCTGGCGGAGCGCTACCCCAAGGTCATCGTGGCGGCGACGCTCGACAACCTGAAGGCGGCCGGCTTCCACTGGGCGACCCGTTCGGGCGTCACCGTGGCCATCTCCGACGTCGTCGTGCCCGAGGCCAAGAAGGCCATCGTCAAGGGCTACGAGGCACAGGACGAGAAGGTCCAGAAGCAGTACGAGCGCGGTCTCATCACCAAGGAAGAGCGCACTCAGGAGCTCATCGCGATCTGGACCAAGGCGACCAATGAGGTTGCCGAGGCGATGAACGCGAACTTCCCCAAGACGAACCCCATCTTCATGATGGTTGACTCGGGTGCCCGAGGAAACATGATGCAGATGCGTCAGATCGCCGGTATGCGTGGTCTGGTGTCGAACGCCAAGAACGAGACGATTCCTCGCCCCATTAAGGCGTCGTTCCGTGAGGGTCTGTCCGTGCTGGAGTACTTCATCTCCACCCACGGTGCCCGTAAGGGTCTCGCCGACACCGCCCTGCGTACCGCCGACTCGGGTTACCTGACCCGTCGTCTGGTGGACGTCTCGCAGGACGTGATCATCCGCGAGGAGGACTGTGGCACCGACCGCGGCCTCAAGCTGAAGATCGCGGAGAAGGGCGCCGACGGCATCCTCCGCAAGACGGACGATGTCGAGACCAGCGTGTACGCACGCATGCTCGCCGAGGACGTCGTCATCGACGGCAAGGTCATCGCGCCGGCCAATGTCGACCTCGGTGACGTGCTCATCGACCAGCTGGTCATGCACGGTGTCGAGGAGGTCAAGACCCGCTCGGTCCTGACCTGTGAGTCCGCGGTCGGCACCTGTGCCTTCTGCTACGGACGCTCGCTCGCCACCGGCAAGCTGGTCGACATCGGTGAGGCGGTCGGCATCATCGCCGCCCAGTCCATCGGTGAGCCCGGTACCCAGCTGACGATGCGTACCTTCCACACCGGTGGTGTGGCCGGTGACGACATCACCCAGGGTCTGCCCCGTGTCGTCGAGCTCTTCGAGGCTCGTACGCCCAAGGGTGTCGCCCCGATCTCGGAGGCGGCAGGCCGCATCCGTATCGAGGAGACCGAGAAGACCAAGAAGCTCGTCGTCACCCCCGACGACGGCAGCGACGAGACGGCGTTCCCGATCTCGAAGCGTGCCCGTCTGCTGGTGGGCGAGGGCGACCACGTCGAGGTGGGCCAGAAGCTCACCGTGGGTGCCACCAACCCGCACGACGTGCTGCGAATCCTCGGTCAGCGCGCGGTCCAGGTCCACCTGGTCGGCGAGGTCCAGAAGGTCTACAACTCGCAGGGTGTGTCGATCCACGACAAGCACATCGAGATCATCATCCGGCAGATGCTCCGCCGCGTGACGATCATCGAGTCGGGCGACGCCGAGCTGCTTCCGGGCGAGCTCGTCGAGCGCGGCCGCTTCGAGGGCGAGAACCGTCGTGTGGTCACGGAAGGCGGCCACCCGGCCTCCGGCCGTCCGCAGCTGATGGGTATCACCAAGGCCTCGCTGGCGACCGAGTCGTGGCTGTCGGCGGCGTCCTTCCAGGAGACGACCAGGGTTCTGACGGACGCGGCGATCAACGCCAAGTCCGACTCCCTGATCGGCCTCAAGGAGAACGTCATCATCGGTAAGCTCATCCCGGCCGGTACGGGCCTGTCCCGCTACCGCAACATCCGGGTGGAGCCCACCGAGGAGGCCAAGGCCGCGATGTACTCGGCCGTCGGCTACGACGACATCGACTACTCGCCGTTCGGCACCGGCTCCGGCCAGGCCGTACCGCTGGAGGACTACGACTACGGTCCGTACAACCAGTAG
- the rpsL gene encoding 30S ribosomal protein S12, translating into MPTIQQLVRKGRQDKVEKNKTPALEGSPQRRGVCTRVFTTTPKKPNSALRKVARVRLTSGIEVTAYIPGEGHNLQEHSIVLVRGGRVKDLPGVRYKIIRGSLDTQGVKNRKQARSRYGAKKEK; encoded by the coding sequence GTGCCTACGATCCAGCAGCTGGTCCGCAAGGGCCGGCAGGACAAGGTCGAGAAGAACAAGACGCCCGCACTTGAGGGTTCCCCTCAGCGTCGCGGTGTCTGCACGCGTGTGTTCACGACCACCCCGAAGAAGCCGAACTCGGCCCTGCGTAAGGTCGCGCGTGTGCGTCTGACCAGCGGGATCGAAGTCACTGCTTACATCCCGGGTGAGGGACACAACCTGCAGGAGCACTCGATCGTGCTCGTGCGTGGTGGCCGTGTGAAGGACCTGCCGGGTGTTCGCTACAAGATCATCCGCGGCTCGCTCGACACCCAGGGTGTCAAGAACCGCAAGCAGGCCCGCAGCCGCTACGGCGCCAAGAAGGAGAAGTAA
- the rpsG gene encoding 30S ribosomal protein S7, with protein MPRKGPAPKRPVIIDPVYSSPLVTSLINKILLDGKRSTAERIVYGAMEGLREKTGNDPVITLKRALENVKPSLEVKSRRVGGATYQVPIEVKPGRAATLALRWVVGYSRARREKTMTERLMNELLDASNGLGAAVKKREDTHKMAESNKAFAHYRW; from the coding sequence ATGCCTCGTAAGGGCCCCGCCCCGAAGCGCCCGGTCATCATTGACCCGGTCTACAGCTCTCCTCTTGTGACGTCGTTGATCAACAAGATCCTCCTCGACGGCAAGCGTTCCACCGCCGAGCGGATCGTGTACGGCGCCATGGAAGGCCTCCGCGAGAAGACCGGCAACGACCCGGTCATCACGCTGAAGCGCGCGCTTGAGAACGTCAAGCCCTCGCTCGAGGTCAAGTCCCGCCGTGTCGGTGGCGCCACCTACCAGGTGCCGATCGAGGTCAAGCCCGGTCGTGCGGCCACCCTCGCGCTGCGCTGGGTTGTGGGTTACTCCCGCGCCCGCCGCGAGAAGACCATGACCGAGCGCCTCATGAACGAGCTGCTCGACGCCTCGAACGGTCTTGGCGCTGCTGTCAAGAAGCGTGAGGACACCCACAAGATGGCCGAGTCCAACAAGGCCTTCGCGCACTACCGCTGGTAG
- the fusA gene encoding elongation factor G, which translates to MATTSLDLAKVRNIGIMAHIDAGKTTTTERILFYTGVSYKIGEVHDGAATMDWMEQEQERGITITSAATTCHWPLEDVDHTINIIDTPGHVDFTVEVERSLRVLDGAVTVFDGVAGVEPQSETVWRQADRYGVPRICFVNKLDRTGAEFHRCVDMIVDRLGAVPLVMQLPIGAEADFKGVVDLVTMKAFVWSAEAAKGEMYDTVDIPDTHIEAADEWRGKLLEAVAENDEQMMELYLEGQEPSVEQLYAAIRRITLASKGSADSVTVTPVFCGTAFKNKGVQPLLDAVVRYLPSPLDVESVEGHDVKDPEVVVKRKPSDDEPFSGLAFKIMSDPHLGKLTFVRVYSGRLEAGSSVLNSVKGKKERIGKIYRMHANKREEIGSVGAGDIIAVMGLKQTTTGETLCDEKNPVILESMDFPAPVIEVAIEPKSKGDQEKLGVAIQRLSEEDPSFQVHTNEETGQTVIGGMGELHLEVLVDRMKREFRVEANVGKPQVAYRETIRKAVERIDYTHKKQTGGTGQFAKVQIALEPIEGGDASYEFVNKVTGGRIPREYIPSVDAGAQEAMQFGILAGYEMVGVRVTLLDGGYHEVDSSELAFKIAGSQAFKEGARKASPVLLEPMMAVEVTTPEDYMGDVIGDLNSRRGQIQAMEERSGARVVKGLVPLSEMFGYVGDLRSKTSGRASYSMQFDSYAEVPRNVAEEIIAKAKGE; encoded by the coding sequence ATGGCCACCACTTCGCTTGACCTGGCCAAGGTCCGCAACATCGGGATCATGGCCCACATCGACGCGGGCAAGACGACCACCACCGAGCGGATCCTCTTCTACACCGGTGTGTCTTACAAGATCGGTGAAGTCCACGACGGCGCTGCCACGATGGACTGGATGGAGCAGGAGCAGGAGCGCGGCATCACGATCACGTCTGCCGCGACGACCTGCCACTGGCCGCTCGAAGATGTTGACCACACCATCAACATCATCGACACCCCCGGTCACGTCGACTTCACCGTCGAGGTGGAGCGTTCGCTCCGCGTCCTCGACGGCGCCGTCACCGTGTTCGACGGTGTGGCGGGCGTCGAGCCGCAGTCCGAGACTGTCTGGCGTCAGGCGGACCGCTACGGCGTGCCGCGTATCTGCTTCGTCAACAAGCTCGACCGCACCGGCGCCGAGTTCCACCGCTGCGTCGACATGATCGTCGACCGCCTCGGTGCGGTTCCGCTGGTCATGCAGCTCCCGATCGGTGCTGAGGCAGACTTCAAGGGCGTCGTCGACCTCGTGACGATGAAGGCCTTTGTCTGGTCCGCCGAGGCTGCCAAGGGCGAGATGTACGACACCGTCGACATCCCGGACACCCACATCGAGGCTGCCGACGAATGGCGCGGCAAGCTCCTTGAGGCTGTCGCCGAGAACGACGAGCAGATGATGGAGCTGTACCTCGAGGGCCAGGAGCCTTCGGTGGAGCAGCTGTACGCCGCCATCCGCCGTATCACGCTGGCCTCCAAGGGCAGCGCCGACTCGGTCACCGTCACCCCGGTGTTCTGTGGCACCGCGTTCAAGAACAAGGGTGTTCAGCCCCTGCTCGACGCGGTCGTCCGCTACCTGCCGTCCCCCCTGGACGTCGAGTCCGTCGAGGGCCACGACGTCAAGGACCCCGAGGTTGTCGTCAAGCGCAAGCCTTCCGACGACGAGCCGTTCTCCGGTCTTGCTTTCAAGATCATGAGCGACCCGCACCTCGGCAAGCTCACCTTCGTCCGGGTTTACTCGGGCCGCCTCGAGGCCGGCAGCTCCGTGCTGAACTCGGTCAAGGGCAAGAAGGAGCGCATCGGCAAGATCTACCGCATGCACGCGAACAAGCGTGAGGAGATCGGTTCGGTGGGCGCCGGCGACATCATCGCCGTCATGGGCCTGAAGCAGACCACCACCGGTGAGACGCTCTGCGACGAGAAGAACCCGGTGATCCTGGAGTCCATGGACTTCCCGGCGCCGGTCATCGAGGTCGCGATCGAGCCCAAGTCCAAGGGTGACCAGGAGAAGCTGGGTGTAGCCATCCAGCGTCTCTCGGAGGAGGACCCCTCCTTCCAGGTTCACACCAACGAGGAGACCGGCCAGACCGTCATCGGCGGTATGGGCGAGCTTCACCTCGAGGTTCTTGTCGACCGTATGAAGCGCGAGTTCCGCGTCGAGGCGAACGTCGGCAAGCCCCAGGTCGCGTACCGCGAGACGATCCGCAAGGCCGTCGAGCGTATCGACTACACGCACAAGAAGCAGACTGGTGGTACCGGCCAGTTCGCGAAGGTGCAGATCGCCCTTGAGCCCATCGAGGGTGGCGACGCCTCGTACGAGTTCGTCAACAAGGTCACCGGTGGCCGCATCCCCCGGGAGTACATCCCGTCGGTGGACGCGGGCGCGCAGGAAGCCATGCAGTTCGGCATCCTGGCCGGTTACGAGATGGTCGGCGTTCGCGTCACCCTTCTCGACGGTGGTTACCACGAGGTCGACTCCTCCGAGCTCGCCTTCAAGATCGCCGGTTCGCAGGCGTTCAAGGAGGGTGCCCGCAAGGCCTCTCCCGTGCTCCTCGAGCCGATGATGGCCGTCGAGGTCACCACGCCCGAGGACTACATGGGCGATGTCATCGGCGACCTCAACTCCCGCCGTGGCCAGATTCAGGCCATGGAGGAGCGCAGCGGCGCTCGCGTCGTGAAGGGCCTCGTGCCCCTCTCGGAGATGTTCGGCTACGTCGGAGACCTCCGCAGCAAGACCTCGGGTCGCGCAAGCTACTCGATGCAGTTCGACTCCTACGCCGAGGTTCCGCGGAACGTCGCCGAGGAGATCATCGCGAAGGCCAAGGGCGAGTAA
- the tuf gene encoding elongation factor Tu, translated as MAKAKFERTKPHVNIGTIGHIDHGKTTLTAAITKVLHDAYPDLNEASAFDQIDKAPEERQRGITISIAHVEYQTESRHYAHVDCPGHADYIKNMITGAAQMDGAILVVAATDGPMPQTKEHVLLARQVGVPYIVVALNKADMVDDEEILELVELEVRELLSEYEFPGDDLPVVKVSALKALEGDKEWGQTVLDLMKAVDESIPQPERDVDKPFLMPIEDVFTITGRGTVVTGRIERGVLKVNETVDIVGIKEEKTTTTVTGIEMFRKLLDEGQAGENVGLLLRGIKREDVERGQVIIKPGSVTPHTEFEAQAYILSKDEGGRHTPFFNNYRPQFYFRTTDVTGVVTLPEGTEMVMPGDNTIMTVSLIQPVAMEEGLKFAIREGGRTVGAGQVTKITK; from the coding sequence GTGGCGAAGGCGAAGTTCGAGCGGACTAAGCCGCACGTCAACATCGGCACCATCGGTCACATTGACCACGGTAAGACGACGCTGACCGCGGCGATTACCAAGGTGCTGCATGACGCGTACCCCGACCTGAACGAGGCCTCGGCCTTCGACCAGATCGACAAGGCTCCTGAGGAGCGTCAGCGCGGTATCACGATCTCGATCGCGCACGTCGAGTACCAGACGGAGTCGCGTCACTACGCGCACGTCGACTGCCCCGGTCACGCGGACTACATCAAGAACATGATCACGGGTGCGGCGCAGATGGACGGCGCCATCCTCGTGGTTGCCGCCACCGACGGCCCGATGCCGCAGACCAAGGAGCACGTGCTCCTGGCCCGCCAGGTCGGCGTGCCGTACATCGTTGTCGCCCTGAACAAGGCCGACATGGTGGACGACGAGGAGATCCTGGAGCTCGTCGAGCTCGAGGTCCGTGAGCTCCTCTCCGAGTACGAGTTCCCGGGCGACGACCTCCCGGTCGTCAAGGTCTCGGCGCTCAAGGCGCTCGAGGGCGACAAGGAGTGGGGCCAGACTGTCCTCGACCTGATGAAGGCCGTCGACGAGTCGATCCCGCAGCCCGAGCGCGACGTCGACAAGCCGTTCCTGATGCCGATCGAGGACGTCTTCACGATCACCGGTCGTGGCACGGTCGTCACCGGTCGTATCGAGCGTGGTGTTCTCAAGGTCAACGAGACCGTCGACATTGTCGGTATCAAGGAAGAGAAGACCACCACCACGGTCACCGGCATCGAGATGTTCCGCAAGCTGCTCGACGAGGGCCAGGCGGGCGAGAACGTCGGTCTGCTCCTCCGTGGCATCAAGCGCGAGGACGTCGAGCGCGGCCAGGTCATCATCAAGCCCGGTTCGGTTACGCCGCACACCGAGTTTGAGGCCCAGGCCTACATCCTGTCGAAGGACGAGGGTGGTCGTCACACCCCCTTCTTCAACAACTACCGCCCGCAGTTCTACTTCCGTACCACGGACGTGACCGGCGTCGTTACCCTCCCCGAGGGCACCGAGATGGTCATGCCGGGCGACAACACCATCATGACGGTCTCGCTGATTCAGCCGGTCGCCATGGAGGAGGGCCTGAAGTTCGCCATCCGTGAGGGTGGCCGGACCGTGGGCGCCGGCCAGGTCACCAAGATCACCAAGTAA
- a CDS encoding PIG-L family deacetylase has translation MASTAERGPAPACPEGATASGPTRRTLVASAAAVTAGLAVSACSVPAPRRKGPAPDPLPGKQISGPRHALLMQILAHPDDDLYFMNPDTQRTLDSGVPLVCVYVTAGEANGVNRIPGAGPQAADRTAYSSARHQGLRQAYATLLGLPRFTEWDKSVTTLRGDRRAELNSLANGDRRVELIFLNLAMHTSWGRMGLPSLWEARGLSLRTVVADNSPLQKAGSYTYDGLIDVLAGLMAEYRPTVVQTLDPDPDIQHSDEATRRRDSEQPGYSDHADHTAVGCFAWAAMIRRVAEATENRGDVPGFVATSYRGYYNRHWPKNLPRDVLREKASHLVPYGGAPDWECGNAAGCGDYNVGGDRPLTNRKGWVRSTHYRYPGARPVVTSGTDGRLTAYGVLGLRVARWRETARGSGVWGAPDDLGGGPLAPALGSATLGDGRQLIFGLRFAALGGHGAANAREIVLLEQRTSDGEFSAWTGLGNPEKRRDRGRRIGSPVAVAAPDGRVHLFVRNADKGISTRVRDTAGRWAGWRDLGGGEIQDGLATAVDGHGRVHVFAAGHDTVHHWTQDAPGKPVGPRPATGLPTPGGSPTALAAPDGGIDLVYRGPATARLTTARVGGASPVRLRFNGYGAVGAVTAPKGPVLVGRDRKGRVQLLTDGRLIRRKGAPASLEVPTLHLGPEGPAVVGLGPDATPWLWKP, from the coding sequence GTGGCCAGTACCGCCGAACGGGGACCTGCCCCTGCCTGCCCTGAGGGCGCCACCGCGTCCGGGCCCACCAGGCGCACCCTCGTCGCCTCCGCCGCCGCCGTCACGGCGGGCCTCGCCGTGAGCGCCTGCTCGGTCCCCGCCCCGCGCCGTAAGGGCCCCGCGCCCGATCCGCTGCCGGGCAAGCAGATATCCGGGCCCCGGCACGCGCTGCTCATGCAGATACTCGCCCACCCGGACGACGACCTGTACTTCATGAACCCGGACACCCAGCGGACGCTGGACTCCGGCGTCCCGCTGGTCTGTGTGTACGTCACCGCGGGCGAGGCCAACGGTGTCAACCGGATCCCCGGCGCGGGCCCCCAGGCCGCCGACAGGACGGCGTACTCCTCCGCCCGCCATCAGGGGCTGCGCCAGGCGTACGCCACTCTCCTCGGACTGCCCCGCTTCACCGAGTGGGACAAGTCCGTCACCACGCTGCGCGGGGACCGCAGGGCCGAGCTGAACTCACTCGCGAACGGTGACCGCCGGGTCGAGCTGATCTTCCTCAACCTCGCCATGCACACCTCGTGGGGGCGGATGGGACTGCCCAGTCTGTGGGAGGCGAGGGGGCTGTCGCTGCGTACCGTCGTGGCCGACAACTCGCCGCTGCAGAAGGCCGGTTCGTACACGTACGACGGGCTCATCGACGTACTCGCGGGGCTGATGGCCGAGTACCGGCCCACCGTCGTGCAGACCCTCGATCCCGACCCGGACATCCAGCACAGCGACGAGGCCACCCGGCGCCGCGACAGCGAGCAGCCCGGGTACTCCGACCACGCCGACCACACGGCTGTCGGCTGTTTCGCCTGGGCGGCGATGATCCGCCGGGTCGCCGAGGCCACCGAGAACCGCGGTGACGTGCCCGGCTTCGTCGCCACGTCGTACCGCGGCTACTACAACCGCCACTGGCCCAAGAATCTGCCGCGGGACGTGCTCAGGGAGAAGGCCTCGCACCTCGTCCCGTACGGCGGCGCACCCGACTGGGAGTGCGGGAACGCGGCGGGCTGCGGCGACTACAACGTCGGCGGCGACCGCCCGCTCACCAACCGGAAGGGCTGGGTCCGATCCACCCACTACCGCTACCCCGGTGCACGCCCGGTCGTCACCTCCGGGACCGACGGGCGCCTGACGGCGTACGGCGTGCTGGGCCTGCGGGTCGCACGCTGGCGCGAGACGGCGCGCGGCAGCGGCGTGTGGGGCGCACCGGACGACCTGGGCGGCGGGCCGCTCGCACCGGCGCTCGGCTCGGCCACTCTGGGGGACGGGAGGCAGCTCATATTCGGGCTGCGTTTCGCCGCGCTCGGCGGTCATGGCGCGGCCAATGCGCGCGAGATAGTACTGCTCGAACAGCGAACTTCTGACGGGGAGTTCAGCGCCTGGACCGGCCTCGGCAACCCGGAGAAGCGCCGGGACCGGGGGCGCCGCATCGGCTCGCCCGTCGCCGTGGCGGCTCCCGACGGCCGGGTCCATCTGTTCGTACGCAACGCGGACAAGGGCATCAGTACGCGGGTCAGGGACACGGCGGGGCGCTGGGCCGGCTGGCGTGATCTGGGCGGCGGCGAGATACAGGACGGCCTGGCCACCGCGGTGGACGGCCATGGCCGCGTCCACGTCTTCGCCGCGGGCCACGACACCGTCCACCACTGGACGCAGGACGCACCCGGCAAGCCGGTGGGACCGCGCCCGGCGACCGGTCTGCCCACGCCGGGCGGCTCCCCCACGGCCCTCGCGGCGCCGGACGGCGGCATCGACCTCGTGTACCGGGGCCCCGCGACCGCGCGGCTGACGACGGCACGGGTGGGCGGCGCGAGCCCGGTGCGGCTGCGCTTCAACGGTTACGGGGCGGTGGGCGCCGTAACGGCCCCGAAGGGCCCGGTCCTGGTGGGCCGCGACCGCAAGGGCCGCGTCCAGCTCCTGACGGACGGCCGCCTGATACGGCGCAAGGGAGCGCCGGCATCCCTTGAGGTCCCCACGCTGCACCTCGGCCCCGAGGGCCCGGCAGTGGTGGGCCTCGGCCCGGACGCCACGCCATGGCTCTGGAAGCCGTAG
- a CDS encoding Uma2 family endonuclease, which translates to MTIAPDDARRDASHYGAMREFVQSMDDTLPGKFEITKEGIVHDMMAPVGPHELTTLRVRKRLEKVMPEDLVAHTGTPDVEDQAEGIMRHPDVMVIAEADMEVEGAFDPRTLIAAIEVVSRSNPDNDWVGKTRDYPLLGIPVYAIFDPRTGAGAVLTEIHPTPNGPRYATRKDFLYGEDVTIGEWTISTEQLPRYP; encoded by the coding sequence ATGACCATCGCCCCGGACGACGCGCGGCGGGACGCCTCCCACTACGGGGCGATGCGGGAGTTCGTTCAGTCCATGGACGACACCCTTCCCGGCAAATTCGAGATCACCAAGGAAGGGATCGTTCACGACATGATGGCGCCCGTCGGCCCCCACGAGCTGACCACGCTGCGCGTCCGGAAGCGCCTTGAGAAGGTGATGCCGGAAGACCTGGTGGCCCACACGGGGACTCCCGACGTGGAAGACCAGGCCGAGGGCATCATGCGTCACCCGGACGTGATGGTTATTGCCGAAGCGGACATGGAAGTCGAGGGAGCCTTCGATCCGCGCACCCTGATCGCCGCCATCGAGGTCGTGTCCCGGTCCAACCCGGACAACGACTGGGTGGGCAAGACGCGGGACTATCCGCTCCTCGGGATTCCCGTATACGCGATCTTCGATCCCCGTACGGGCGCGGGAGCGGTGCTCACCGAGATCCACCCCACCCCGAACGGTCCCCGGTACGCGACCCGGAAGGACTTCCTCTACGGCGAGGACGTCACGATCGGCGAGTGGACGATCTCGACGGAGCAGCTGCCCCGTTACCCGTAG